A section of the Phacochoerus africanus isolate WHEZ1 chromosome 4, ROS_Pafr_v1, whole genome shotgun sequence genome encodes:
- the PLAAT4 gene encoding phospholipase A and acyltransferase 4, producing the protein MTSFCLEPKPGDLIEIFRTGYMHWAIYVGDGYVIHLAPLGEYPGAGASSLFSVLTSKAVVKRERLQDVVGSCRYRINNILDHKYRPRPVHKILKSANEMIGAEMGYSVLENNCEHFVTKLRYDKAECGQTKVAKVLIEGGVALGLGVLAVMRYSVLKKRSQNQ; encoded by the exons ATGACTTCG TTTTGCTTAGAACCTAAGCCTGGAGACCTGATTGAGATTTTCCGCACTGGCTACATGCACTGGGCCATCTACGTGGGAGACGGTTATGTGATCCATCTGGCCCCTCTGG GTGAATACCCCGGGGCTGGGGCCTCCAGCCTCTTCTCCGTCCTGACCAGCAAGGCGGTGGTGAAGAGGGAGCGCCTGCAGGACGTGGTGGGGAGCTGCCGCTATCGCATCAACAACATCTTGGACCACAAGTACCGACCGCGGCCTGTGCACAAGATCCTCAAGTCTGCAAATGAGATGATTGGTGCAGAGATGGGGTACAGCGTTCTGGAAAATAACTGTGAGCACTTTGTCACCAAGCTGAGATATGACAAGGCCGAATGCGGGCAGACAAAG GTGGCCAAAGTCCTCATTGAAGGAGGAGTGGCCCTGGGACTTGGAGTTCTGGCTGTTATGAGATACTCTGTATTGAAGAAGCGATCTCAAAACCAGTGA